A genomic window from Anguilla rostrata isolate EN2019 chromosome 14, ASM1855537v3, whole genome shotgun sequence includes:
- the LOC135238995 gene encoding LETM1 domain-containing protein LETM2, mitochondrial-like produces MAVFSSQVLLAVARSRGSYLLSKGHSCASIPPTACVRYHLERSRRAALTARPPRWTHPHCAQIRVRPGCVPARALHSSCPWLQEAQEAKEAKEKAAEDDSPNRDPVSAGSAPSPAADSASAPAPVPAPPLAAAAAAPKAPEKAVLRKTLRQKVLEELKHYYDGFRLLGIDTSIAGRTVWRLLHGQQLTRRERRRLMRTCADLFRLVPFTVFIIVPFMEFLLPVFLKLFPEMLPSTFETESKKEEKQKKGLAAKLELAKFLQETIAEMARRNKAQTGETQKFSTYVQKVRHTGEQPTTKDIVQFSKLFEDELTLEHLERPQLVALCKLLELQPIGTNNLLRFQLLLQLRTIKADDEMIATEGVAAMSVSELQAACRSRGMRSLGLTTEQLHQQLQQWLDLHLKENVPPSLLLLSRAMYLTDLTPKPPVIPPVPKLEKAPSPPAASEPPVQEKPMLASQDLLKDPAPIIKERKGEELLDKAFISEMPSTEAQIIHAKNAQMVHAPKKMSANGM; encoded by the exons ATGGCAGTTTTCAGTTCACAAGTGCTGCTTGCCGTGGCGAGATCAAG GGGATCCTACTTGCTCTCCAAGGGCCATAGCTGTGCCTCCATCCCGCCGACGGCCTGCGTGCGCTACCACCTGGAGCGCTCCCGGCGCGCGGCGCTGACCGCGCGGCCGCCGCGGTGGACGCACCCCCACTGCGCTCAGATCCGCGTCCGGCCCGGCTGCGTCCCGGCCCGCGCCCTCCACAGCTCCTGCCCCTGGCTCCAGGAGGCCCAGGAGGCCAAGGAGGCCAAGGAGAAGGCCGCGGAGGATGACTCCCCGAATAGGGACCCGGTCTCGGCCGGGTCCGCCCCTTCGCCGGCCGCGGACTCTGCCTCGGCCCCGGCCCCggtcccggccccgccccttgcCGCCGCGGCCGCTGCCCCCAAGGCGCCGGAGAAGGCGGTGCTCAGGAAGACCCTCAGGCAGAaggtgctggaggagctgaagcacTACTACGACGGCTTCCGCCTGCTGGGGATCGACACCAGCATCGCCGGCAGGACGGTGTGGAGGCTCCTGCACGGGCAGCAGCTCACCAGGAGGGAGCGGAGGAGG ctgaTGCGGACGTGCGCAGACCTGTTCCGGCTGGTCCCCTTCACGGTCTTCATTATCGTGCCCTTCATGGAGTTCCTCCTGCCCGTCTTCCTCAAGCTGTTCCCCGAGATGCTGCCCTCCACCTTCGAGACGGAGTCCAAAAAG GAGGAAAAGCAGAAGAAGGGGCTGGCCGCCAAGCTGGAGCTGGCCAAGTTCCTGCAGGAGACCATCGCCGAGATGGCCCGGAGGAACAAGGCCCAGACTGGGGAGACGCAGAAGTTCTCCACCTACGTGCAGAAG gTGCGCCACACAGGGGAGCAGCCCACCACCAAGGACATTGTGCAGTTCTCCAAGCTGTTTGAGGACGAGCTGACGCTGGAGCACCTGGAGCGCCCCCAGCTGGTGGCTCTGTGCaagctgctggagctgcagccGATCGGCACCAACAACCTTCTGAGgttccagctgctgctgcagcttcgCACCATCAAGGCTGATGATGAG atGATAGCCACGGAGGGCGTGGCTGCCATGAGCGTGTCGGAGCTGCAGGCGGCCTGCAGGAGCCGGGGCATGAGGTCACTGGGCCTGaccacagagcagctccaccagcagctgcagcag TGGCTGGACCTGCATTTGAAAGAGAACgtgcccccctctctgctgctgctgtcccgAGCCATGTACCTGACTGACCTCACTCCCAAACCCCCCGTCATACCCCCAGTGCCAAAGTTGGAG AAAGCGCCCTCCCCGCCGGCCGCAAGCGAGCCCCCCGTGCAGGAGAAGCCCATGCTGGCGTCCCAGGACCTGCTGAAGGACCCCGCCCCCATCATCAAAGAGCGGAAG GGTGAAGAACTCCTGGATAAGGCCTTCATTTCAGAGATGCCATCGACCGAAGCACAGATCATTCAT GCGAAAAACGCGCAGATGGTCCACGCGCCCAAGAAGATGTCTGCCAACGGCATGTGA